The genomic region tgtccaactcttcatggcccaaTGGACTGTAGCACATCAATACtgtccatggaattttcttggcaaaaacagtggagtaggttgccatttccttctccagtgaataaaggcaaacagaggttaaatgacttgtccagggtcacacagctagtgtctgaggctagatttgaactcaggtcttcctgacaaggTGCAGATTTCTATCCCCGTATATTCCCTCAGGTAgcatatttccaaatatataataTCAGCACTGTAAATATTCCAGACAACAGCACTCATTCCTGTTGCATAATGATCTAGAGTCATTTCTATAGACTCTGGGCTTCGAGGGAGGAGCATTATGGTTACTGGCAGCCATGCAGTTACTCAGCAAGGCACCTACAAGAGGAGAAATAAGTGTGCCAGTTTATGTGAAAAGAACTGCAGACTTTGATATGTGCATTTGTGCGATCTGGTTAAGTGAATTACTCAAAGTTCCATAGCTAATCACCCTATAATGACACCATTTCCCCCACATAATGTAGCATAAGTTTGAAAGAGAATTGAATTGTAAGTCAGGAGACATGCGTTCTGGTTCCaggtctgccacttactagttccCTGACTTAGTATCACCAGTTTCCCTTTTTAGAACTCCTTTCTCACCTGGAAAAGCAAAGGATTAGACGAAATTACCCATAGTATCCTTTTTAGCTAAAAATATCTACAATTTGCTGGATAAGACAAAGGGTGATGTGATCTCTCTTCAGCACATACCCATTTGGGTTTCATGCTGCCCGTTTATgaatgtttctcttctaattgtcCTCCATAGTTATATTAACTTGACTTGACCTTGTATAGACGACTAGGGAGAGGCCATAGCATGCACcctaaatatttcttttcaaattgataggttgaaggaagaaggaatgttTCATCTGAGCAAGAGAAGACTTGAGAGTGGAAAAGATGACCacatttaagtatttgaaggactttcatgtagaaaagacttagggaatgttttgtttggccccagtGGAGCCAAAGTAGGTGGAAgtttcaaagaaacaaatttaggctCCATATCAGGAGGTGGGaagaggggctgggggagggggagggaagcaaagcttttaaataattaaagctatccaaaagtggaatggcttATGTCTGGAGTTTCTCATCTTTAATTGTACATATCTTCATATTCCATGTCTTTTAATTCCTAGCTATAAGAACTTGGGTACTTTATATCACCTTTGGGCCTAAATTTCCTTACTATAAAAAGAGTAAGttgaaatagggaaaaaaatccacaacttttaaaatcccttttagtgAACAATAGTCCTCCTCAACTCCAATGGCCTTTGTCTCCAGCCTACCTTAACCATTAACAGAAATGGCTTATATGGGTTCAACATGCCATACCCACCCCCATTCAAAGTCCATTTAATTTGTCCCAGGTACTGAAATTTCTACTTATGGTTCTGATAATAGAGGAGGTATCTCTTGATCTGTAAATTACAGAAAGTGAAGATATGGAATCACCAAATTGTCTGGAGTAAACTTATTATTTAACGAATATGGGACATGTTGAATAAATGCTAAGAAGCATGATGGCGAGGATGAAATGTATGACATTGGAGAGACAGGGTCCACAAGAAGACGAGTCTGACTGttacagaggatttagatttaGGTTTCAGTTTCAAAATGTGCTAGATGGTGTGCAAAACCCGTGAGTGATACAGGCAGAGGTATGggcaatatgcaaacaaaagacatcaatgaaaATGTGTTTccagaaagaaaaccaaactgaATAAATTGTCAGGCAACCTTATGGAGACACTTAGAAGCAAATTTGACCATGGTCTTATGTGTCTAAGCTGCAGttactttttttaatctataggagggctggactagataatctctaatgtTTCTTTAAGTCCTAACATTGTATTATTCCATAATCAGGGATCTTTTATGACTCATTAGTAAAGTCATTTTTGGACAGGAACCTATATCACTCTTCAGCATCTGAAAGTTCATAAAAATGAGATAAGGCAGAAATCTTGAATAAGATAACTTTTGACATGGTATTCTTTGCTCTACTTAAGATATCAGACCTATTATTTTAAGTGTtgaaatgtcatctttccattaGTGTATACATGCCCACCTTGTCATAGAACCATAAAACagtagagatggaaagaacatACAAAAATCTTCATCTGTTTTAGTCCTTCTTTTTGCAGGTGTGGATAATTGAGACCTAGatagcttaagtgatttgcctgattAGGAGCAGAGGCAGGTCTAggactcaggtctcctgattctaaatctaaaACTATTTCTTCTATATAATTTTTCTCAGTAGTATTCCTAATGTGGaaattctccctcttcctttctctctctctctctctgtctctctttctctctctccctgtccctcacacacacacacacacacacacacacacacacacacacactctcttgcAAGCCTTTTTTTAGCCTAATCTTTCACCAAGTGCTACATTTAAATATCTGGTATAAAACAAATTCCAgttaataaaattaaagggaaaaactCACAGTGGTAGTAGTAAAAATGAAGAATATTCATAAATATGTTATTAGGCCAAAAAGAAGCTCCATGCTATGGATTAGAGTGTAGTTTCCATAAGGACATCAAGAATATTTTCTCATAGTCATATTTGACAGTTTTCCAAGGGAATCATTGGAAGGAGGTGAAGTAATTGAAAATAGCTGGGAGTTTATTCCCTGTCTCATGAAACCAAAAGATTTTCATTAGTACAGAACAGCATGTAACAAGAGCGTCAGCCTCAGTTCCTGAGCTCAGCCCCATCCTGCCCAGCAGCCAAAACAATGTGGTATCAACTTGCTGTATATTTCTCCTGCACTCCCATTAGCACTAACATTATATACTTTAAAGTAGTATGTGGGAGGTGTGTACATAAATTCTCATTAACAGCTAATGAAATCTGTGGTCATGCAGTACTGTGCTCCACGCTCACCAATACTAAGAAATAAGAATCAGAACAGCATCTAGGCAAGGTCTCACCTCTGTTCCTTTATGTTCCTGAAGCCCTAATTTTATTCTCTTGCTAGAAAACTTTTTGCGCAGCCCACATGCATGTTTTCTATACATGGATTTAGAAAAGAAgacttttgttattttcttcatattaCATCAAAACGACCTCCTCCTTTTGCGGGTTGGCGGGGAGTGAGGCGGCAGCACCATGAAGGCCTCGGGCACCCTGAGAGAGTATAAGGTAGTTGGACACTGCCTGCCTACTCCCAAGAGTCCAGTGCCGCCTCTTTATCGGATGCGAATCTTTGCTCCTAACCATGTTGTAGCAAAGTCCCAATTCTGGTACTTCGTTTCTCAgctgaaaaagatgaagaagtctTCTGGAGAAATTGTATACTGTGGACAGGTCTTTGAAAAGTCCCCTCTTACAGTGAAAAATTTTGGCATCTGGCTGAGCTACGATTCCAGGAGTGGGACCCACAACATGTACAGGGAGTACAGGGACCTGACCACCGCTGGTGCTGTCACTCAGTGCTATCGAGATATGGGAGCCCGTCACCGTGCCCGGGCTCACCCTATCCAGATCATGAAAGTGGAAGAAATTCCTGCCAGCAAGTGCCGCCGGCCCGCAGTCAAGCAGTTTCACGATTCCAAAATCAAGTTCCCTCTGCCCCACAGAGTGCTACGGCGCCAGCACAAACCACGCTTTACTACCAAGAGACCCAACACATTCTTCTAAGTACAGAGACAAGGAGgctcaattggaaaaaaaaaatgtcctcctGAAAGTGGTACCTTCAATTAAAACAACAATGGCAAAGCAACAGTCTTTGTAGAGTATTTCAAACTCAGATGTATACTTTGCTATTTCTCTCTCTAACTCCCTATTTTGACTGTTTCATCTCCCTTTGTACAGTCTGAGTTTTAAAACGGTTGGTAtgagcagagtcaagatggcagcatACATGCAGGAGACCAGGTGAATTCTCCCAGCATTCCActccaaaagaattttgaaataacTCTTCAAatcaagagagaggagagaatttggaactcaaaactttaaaagaaatgattcaaCTAAATACGAATTCTAAAAATATAATGGCAAAAAATAGCTGGTGGAGCAGTAAACAGAGCCCTgagtctgcagtcaggaagacctgaactcaaccctatgaaagtcacttaaccacagttTGTCtaactttcctcaactgtaaagtggggataacaataatgCATACCTCActgggttgctgtaaggatcaaatgagataatatttatttttttaaatgtacttagtaaagtgcctgtcacatagcaggtaccatgtaaatgcttattcccttcctcttccctccactaGCCTTCTAGCAGcttaaaaaagataaatgttcCATTGAAATGAGCAAGAgtatttgctaaatattttagaaatctaAAATTCAGAATCCTAATAAGAGTTTTTGAATCCAGAAACTAAGAATAAAATCTGTCACTACCATCAGAAGTACATTTTTTGTGTGCCAGATTTTTGGTGTTAGAGAACAAATTATATTTGGATGAATTGttgaattaattatattttgaaaacaaaatggtATAAATTTGAAACTCCCTTTGTTCCCAAGTGTCACCGAACAATTCTATAGGTTATTAGAGCAACATTTCCTAAGCGCAAGATATGCACCGTCATTGTTGCATGTTGTCATttggaataaaggaaagaaagatttttgTTATTAGTTTGAGTCAATGAAAACTGCATTGTTTGCTCTTCTACTGAAACCAGCAGTCTTAAAATAGTTTGCATGCACAAATAATCATTATGGAGTCATTCAGTTTTGTACTGTCAGCTTCAAGGCCTTTGTTGATATGTGTGGTTTGCATTCATTTCATTTGGAATATAATCAATCAACTGATAACATAGATGAAGCAACTTTATTGGCTTTAACTTTTTGGCATCTTGACTCAAGATAATTATATTGGCTTATTGCTGTGATCTCTTTCTTAAACAGCTCAGTACTatgctgtaggaaatgatgaacagtatgctttcagaaaaacctggaaagatttacacgaactgatgcaaagtgaagtgagcagaaccaggagaaaactgtatacagtaacagcaatgttgcacgatgatcaacagtgaatgacttaactattctcagcaatacagtgatcaaagatgattccaaaggaccataacaaaaaatgatatccacatccagagaagaactgatgaaatctgaatacAACTCAaaatgcacttaaaaaaaaaaaaaactcctgttttctttggggctttttgatctgttttctttaacaacatgactaatatacaAATATGTTTTCTGTGATTGTATAAGGAAAacccatttttcttgttttcctcctTAAGGGGTATGGTGGTGAGGAAGGGAaagcatttaaaattaaaaaaatttaaaaaaccaaatgataattatttttacatataattggaaaaataaaatatttaaaaaataaaaaataagagtttattaagaatttattaagttataaacaacacacacacacacacacacacacacacacacacacacacacacacctggcacagtgctaggtactgggaaaaTAAAGGCTAAAAGAAAACCTctcatgccctcaaggagtttatattctacttacACATATCCAATAAAGTATATATGTTACAAGGGgtaacaaagttaaaataaagcaatatctaaatattgttttaatactTAGATAATATTATACAGGATCATTAATTTGAAAGACAGATGTTACCTAAAGAGAATCATGATACTAACTTCCCTAAAACCATGTAGTACCTTCCAGAGTCCAAATCTCAAAGGGCATGGCATTTTTAAACACTctaataatagtattccattgttaggataaaagaaattgaagtgtGAGACATAAAGGAATTTACAAACTCAGTGAAATCTCCACACCGTTTGATTTCCCTCACCCTAGGTGTCCGTTCAATTATACTATCTTATAGATATGACATCAGAGACACATTTTGTATCCATCCTTTCTATCCACTCATATGGTCTCCTTGACCCTTCCATTCAGGCCTTCATGACTCCTCACCTGTATTGTGGCCATAACTAGCAGATATTTGCTCTGCATCAAGGCTTTTCTGTCTCAAATCTATCTTCCatttagctgtcaaagtgatttttcttgagCACAGGTTGGGTcttgtcacctccctactcattGCTTAAATGAGTTCCAATTACTTTTAAGATCAAATGCaaaacggggcagctaggtggcgcagtgagtagagcaccggccctggagtcaggaggacctgagttcaaatctggcctcagacacttgacacacttactagctgtgtgaccttgggcaagtcacttaaccccaattgccctgccttcctccctgcaaaaaaaaaaaaaaaagaaaaaaagtaaaaaaaaaaaaaaagtaaaagatcaAATGCAAAAccctttattttgcatttaaagccATTTATAACCTGGCTCTAGTCTACCTTCCCAGGCTTGTAACATACTActcttctttatcttctctatagTGGAGCCAAGCAGGCCTTGCTGCTGTCTTCTAAGAAGAcaatccttttcccatttccaaGCACTTGGAGACTATCTTCTAGGGCTTGAATAAAGTCCCATCTAAGCTATTCCTCATAAAAATCCTTTGTTGTTGTGCAGCCATGTCCAATTCCTTACctttgattttcttggcaaacatactggagtgatttgtgatttccttctccagttcattttatagatgaagaactgaggcaaaggggactaaatgacttgcccaaagtaacacatctagtaagaatcagaggtcagatttgaactcagaaagatgagtcttgttGATTTCAGGCtaggtgctctattcattgtaccagtTAAAAAATtcgtggcttccttcaagatttgaCATAATCACCTGCTCCTATATGAGATCTTTCTTGATGCTATTCCCTACTGCCATTAAATTATCTTGCActgggtggctggaaagcagggacttgcctcagctccccaccaggtccctccaaaaacctataaaaatgtctcaacaaattctagagctgcagaacccacagtatagcagagggaagcagggctccatataggacagcctggatggtcgctgggtaaggtctattgcactgagTTGGGAATGGAGCAGTGAGGAgaccagtgtgggctgcgcctggatcaaccagaccgggagctgggcagaacaggccctagtgccctgaatcagtgaactgtgacagttaccagacttctcaacccacaaacaccaaaggcaacagagaaggttactgggaaagctgcagggacagagtgaaaggaattcggggtttggccactgccccaaggGTAGCacaggtggtgcagctctgaggagaGAACTACCActccagttgcttctggccccaggcccacctgatgggaggagcctgcttaagatctgactcCAGTCCCTGTTGGCCGTCCTTGGGGCAGGAGAAGCACTGGTGcagcagagcttgttgtgtagaaatagctctgaaaacaacagtgcaagcCCTCAAACTTAGAACAAAGTAcgctctactctacaagcagtcatactccgctgaaaaactcaagggtcaagtagctggctgggaatatggccagacagcgaaaatggactcagattcaggctcagactttggaatctttctttggtgacaaagaaggccaaaacatacagacagaagaagtcaacaaaatcaaagagcctacaacaaaagcctccaagaaaaacatgaactagtctcaggccgtggaagagctcaaaaaggatttggaaaagcaagttagagaagtagaggaaaatttgggaagagaaatgagaatgatatgggaaaaccatgaaaaacaagtcaatactTTGCTAAAGggggacccaaaaatactgaataaaataacacattaaaaaatagactaacccaaatggcaaaagaactgcaaaaagccaatgaggagaagaatgccttgaaaagcagaattagtcaaatggaaaaggaggtccaaaagtccaatgaagaaaatactaccttaaaaattagactggagcaagtggaagttagtgactttataagaaatcaagatgttataaaacagaaccaaaggatgaaaaaatggaagacaatgtgaaatacctcattggaaagaccactgacctggaaaatagatccaggagagataatttaaaaattattggactacctgaaagccacgatcaaaaaaagagcctagatatcatctttcaagaaattatcaaggagacctgccctgatattctagagccagatggtaaaatagaaattgaaagaatccacagatcgcctcctcaaaaagatcctaaaaagaaaactcctaggagtattgtcgccaaattccagaactccaagatcaaggagaaaatactgcaagcagccagaaagaaacaatttgagttattgtggaaatataatcagaataatacaagatctagcagcttctacattaagagatcgaaaggctgggaatatgatattcaagaggTTAAAGaagctaggaataaaaccaagaatcacttacccagcaaaactgagtttcatgctccaaggcaaaatatggattttcaatataatagaggactttcaagctttctcagtgaagagatcacagctgaatagaaaatttgactttcaaacacaagaatcaagaaaagcatgaaaaggcaatcaagaaaaagaaaacataaaggacttactaaaattgaactgttttgtttacattcctacatggaaaggtgatgtgtataattcatgagcatccattagggtagctgaagggaatatacatacatacatacatgcatacatacatacatacatatatacatacatatatatgcatatatatatgtatatatatatatatatatatatatatatatatatatatagacagagggcacagggtgagttgaatatgaaaggatgacatctaaaaatatcaaattaagggatgagagagagatagaatggggtaaattatctagcataaaattggcaagaaaaagcagttctcttgggagggaagaggtggcaagtgaggggggaatgagtgaatcttgctctcatcggatttgacctgaggagggaataacaaacgcactcatttgggtatcttaccccacaggaaagaaggaggaaggagataaaaaaggggagatgatagaagggagggcagataggggaaggaggtaatcaaaagcaaacacttttgaaaagggacagggtcaagggagaaaattggataaagggggataggttaggaaggagcaaaatatagtgagtctttcacaacatgagtactgtggaagggttttgcat from Trichosurus vulpecula isolate mTriVul1 chromosome 8, mTriVul1.pri, whole genome shotgun sequence harbors:
- the LOC118830074 gene encoding 60S ribosomal protein L18a-like: MKASGTLREYKVVGHCLPTPKSPVPPLYRMRIFAPNHVVAKSQFWYFVSQLKKMKKSSGEIVYCGQVFEKSPLTVKNFGIWLSYDSRSGTHNMYREYRDLTTAGAVTQCYRDMGARHRARAHPIQIMKVEEIPASKCRRPAVKQFHDSKIKFPLPHRVLRRQHKPRFTTKRPNTFF